The following coding sequences are from one Biomphalaria glabrata chromosome 8, xgBioGlab47.1, whole genome shotgun sequence window:
- the LOC106069362 gene encoding solute carrier family 22 member 3-like, with protein MEEGSVLDGVLESLRWNGRYQKTRSLVYLTAFTVMVMHSMSLLFIGKIVAHTCQPLDNLTVTLDNITFDIIVNSSNSAFNVSYGECSLDVFNGTGIIYSSECRAGYQYTEPKYSSYVSEWDLVCEKQPLADLSLTISLAGNLAGSLFLSGLADKYGRKITFMVSNLLFFITALACSFPLNFESFLVLSFLSRAFVSTTHLCTMVLSVEIMPTEHRALPEQIIAYLWPVSLLICCLVAYLARELNWRYLELILTLLSSYVVVQWWVTDESLHWLLASGKIDDAKKLVRKIAEINRVDPQKALDLIDQYGHKAGQPENDPSNIPLNTIPQKLPSDVDAIVCNQKDTDNEVKVICKSQVADDSLLSFVRNKNLFKLTVISCLLWFADSVTYDGLLLTSSSLANDFYVGFTINVLVEFPAAFLFSLLIDRLGRKKCVSIFHLISGVSLIVSSVLLNAKFAENISACYWIGLMFALLGKMAITAGYSAVFLYTPELFPTSIRNTGYGFSSVAALLGSMISPYSRTLSKQYPWVPSVVFGMLCFAVPVLTTLLPETTGHELPLSVAEMDKWMNDYSKKKTSKIKV; from the exons ATGGAAGAGGGATCTGTATTGGATGGTGTGCTAGAGTCTCTTCGCTGGAATGGCAGATACCAAAAGACGAGATCGTTGGTCTATCTCACGGCATTTACAGTTATGGTCATGCATTCTATGAGTCTACTTTTTATCG GAAAGATTGTAGCACACACGTGTCAGCCACTGGACAACTTGACTGTAACTTTGGACAACATCACATTTGACATCATCGTTAACAGCAGCAACAGCGCTTTCAACGTGAGTTACGGCGAGTGCTCACTCGATGTCTTCAACGGCACCGGCATCATTTACTCAAGCGAGTGTCGGGCGGGGTATCAGTACACTGAGCCAAAATATTCTTCTTATGTTTCAGAG TGGGACCTGGTCTGTGAGAAGCAGCCATTGGCCGATCTCTCCCTTACCATCTCATTGGCTGGAAATCTCGCAGGGTCATTGTTTCTGTCGGGACTTGCTGACAA ATATGGACGGAAAATTACATTCATGGTCAGcaacttgttgttttttatcacCGCTTTGGCCTGCTCATTTCCGCTCAATTTTGAATCTTTTTTAGTCTTAAGCTTTCTTTCCAGAGCCTTTGTGTCT ACAACACATTTATGCACCATGGTGCTGAGCGTTGAGATTATGCCAACGGAACACAGGGCACTTCCAGAGCAGATCATCGCCTACCTGTGGCCTGTATCTCTATTAATTTGTTGTTTGGTGGCCTACTTGGCCAGAGAACTGAACTGGAGATACCTCGAACTCATACTGACCTTATTGTCTTCCTATGTTGTTGTCCAGTGGTG GGTCACTGACGAATCATTACACTGGCTACTAGCTTCAGGAAAAATCGATGATGCAAAGAAACTTGTCAGAAAAATCGCAGAGATAAATCGCGTTGATCCTCAGAAGGCTTTAGATCTCATAGACCAATACGGTCACAAAGCTGGTCAGCCAGAAAATGACCCGAGCAACATACCACTGAATACTATACCACAAAAA TTACCCTCCGACGTGGATGCTATTGTGTGCAATCAAAAGGATACCGACAATGAGGTCAAGGTGATATGCAAATCGCAAGTAGCAGACGATTCTCTCTTATCATTTGTTCGAAACAAAAATCTCTTCAAGCTGACTGTCATTTCATGCTTATTGTG GTTTGCAGACAGTGTGACGTATGATGGACTTCTTTTGACGTCATCGAGTCTGGCCAATGACTTTTATGTCGGGTTCACTATCAATGTGTTGGTGGAGTTTCCAGCAGCATTTCTGTTTAGTCTTTTGATTGACAG ACTCGGTAGAAAGAAATGCGTAAGCATTTTTCATTTGATATCAGGAGTATCTTTGATAGTTTCCAGCGTGCTGTTGAACGCTAAGTTTGCTG AAAACATTTCTGCCTGCTACTGGATTGGTCTAATGTTTGCATTGCTTGGTAAAATGGCCATAACAGCTGGGTACTCAGCGGTTTTTCTATATACTCCAGAATTATTTCCCACTTCAATAAG AAACACAGGCTACGGCTTCTCAAGTGTGGCGGCGTTGTTAGGGTCAATGATCTCACCATACAGCAGAACTTTG AGCAAACAATATCCTTGGGTTCCATCAGTGGTGTTTGGGATGCTCTGTTTTGCGGTGCCTGTACTGACCACCTTACTCCCAGAGACCACTGGCCACGAGCTACCACTGAGCGTGGCTGAAATGGACAAGTGGATGAACGATTATAGCAAGAAGAAAACCTCCAAGATCAAAGTCTGA
- the LOC129927834 gene encoding adhesive plaque matrix protein-like, translating into MNSEDENNLELTNNKHPRNICTNKGHHSGVWSSPSDTLVYRSSPSDTLVYRSSPSDTLVYRSSPSDTSVYKSSPSDTSVYWSSPSSTSVYRSSPSDTLVYRSSPSDTLVYRSSPSDTLVYRSSPSDTSVYRSSPSDTLVYRSSPSDTLVYRSSPSDTLVYWSSPSDTLVYWSSPSDTSVYRSSPSDTLVYRSSPSDTLVYRSSPSDTLVYWSSPSDTSVYRSSPSDTSVYRSSPSDTLVYWSSPSDTSVYRSSPSDTLVYWSSPSDTSVYRSSPSDTLVYWSSPSDTLVYRSSPSDTLVYRSSPSDSSVYWSSPSSTSVYRSSPSDTLVYWSSPSDTLVYWSSPSDTSVYRSSPSGTSVYWSSPSSTSVYRSSPSDTLVYWSSPSDTLVYWSSPSDTSVYRSSPSDTSVYWSSPSDTSVYWSSPSDTSVYRSSPSDTSVYWSSPSDTSVYWSSPSDTLVYWSSPSDTLVYWSSPSDTSVYRSSPSDTSVYRSSPSDTLVYRSSPSDTSVYRSSPSDTLVYRSSPSDTSVYRSSPSDTSVYRSSPSDTLVYRSSPSDTSVYWSSPSDTSVYWSSPSDTSVYRSSPSDTSVYWSSPSSTSVYRSSPSDTLVYWSSPSDTLVYWSSPSDTSVYRSSPSDTSVYWSSPSDTSVYWSSPSSTSVYRSSPSDTLVYWSSPSDTLVYWSSPSDTSVYRSSPSDTSVYWSSPSDTSVYWSSPSDTSVYWSSPSSTSVYRSSPSDTLVYWSSPSDTLVYWSSPSDTSVYRSSPSDTLVYRSSPSDTSVYRSSSSDTSVYWSSPSDTSVYRSSPSDTSVYRSSPSDTLIYRSSPSDTLVYRSSSSDTSVYRSSPSDTLVYWSSPSDTLVYWSSPSDTSVYWSSPSDTLVYWSSPSDTLVYWSSPSDTSVYRSSPSDTLVYRSSPSDTSVYRSSPSDTLVYWSSPSDTLVYWSSPSDTSVYWSSPSDTLVYWSSPSDTLVYWSSPSDTSVYWSSPSDTLVYWSSPSDTSVYWSSPSDTLVYWSSPSDTLVYWSSPSNTSVFFSPKFGCPNKFLKFSQSRNK; encoded by the exons atgaatTCTG AGGACGAGAACAATCTAGAGCTAACAAACAATAAACAtccaagaaatatttgtaccaataaGGGACATCATTCTGGAGTATG GTCCTCACCAAGTGATACTTTAGTTTACAGGTCCTCACCAAGTGATACTTTAGTTTACAGGTCCTCACCAAGTGATACTTTAGTTTACAGGTCCTCACCAAGTGATACTTCAGTTTACAAGTCCTCACCAAGTGATACTTCAGTTTACTGGTCCTCACCAAGTAGTACTTCAGTTTACAGGTCCTCACCAAGTGATACTTTAGTTTACAGGTCCTCACCAAGTGATACTTTAGTTTACAGGTCCTCACCAAGTGATACTTTAGTTTACAGGTCCTCACCAAGTGATACTTCAGTTTACAGGTCCTCACCAAGTGATACTTTAGTTTACAGGTCCTCACCAAGTGATACTTTAGTTTACAGGTCCTCACCAAGTGATACTTTAGTTTACTGGTCCTCACCAAGTGATACTTTAGTTTACTGGTCCTCACCAAGTGATACTTCAGTTTACAGGTCCTCACCAAGTGATACTTTAGTTTACAGGTCCTCACCAAGTGATACTTTAGTTTACAGGTCCTCACCAAGTGATACTTTAGTTTACTGGTCCTCACCAAGTGATACTTCAGTTTACAGGTCCTCACCAAGTGATACTTCAGTTTACAGGTCCTCACCAAGTGATACTTTAGTTTACTGGTCCTCACCAAGTGATACTTCAGTTTACAGGTCCTCACCAAGTGATACTTTAGTTTACTGGTCCTCACCAAGTGATACTTCAGTTTACAGGTCCTCACCAAGTGATACTTTAGTTTACTGGTCCTCACCAAGTGATACTTTAGTTTACAGGTCCTCACCAAGTGATACTTTAGTTTACAGGTCCTCACCAAGTGATTCTTCAGTTTACTGGTCCTCACCAAGTAGTACTTCAGTTTACAGGTCCTCACCAAGTGATACTTTAGTTTACTGGTCCTCACCAAGTGATACTTTAGTTTACTGGTCCTCACCAAGTGATACTTCAGTTTACAGGTCCTCACCAAGTGGTACTTCAGTTTACTGGTCCTCACCAAGTAGTACTTCAGTTTACAGGTCCTCACCAAGTGATACTTTAGTTTACTGGTCCTCACCAAGTGATACTTTAGTTTACTGGTCCTCACCAAGTGATACTTCAGTTTACAGGTCCTCACCAAGTGATACTTCAGTTTACTGGTCCTCACCAAGTGATACTTCAGTTTACTGGTCCTCACCAAGTGATACTTCAGTTTACAGGTCCTCACCAAGTGATACTTCAGTTTACTGGTCCTCACCAAGTGATACTTCAGTTTACTGGTCCTCACCAAGTGATACTTTAGTTTACTGGTCCTCACCAAGTGATACTTTAGTTTACTGGTCCTCACCAAGTGATACTTCAGTTTACAGGTCCTCACCAAGTGATACTTCAGTTTACAGGTCCTCACCAAGTGATACTTTAGTTTACAGGTCCTCACCAAGTGATACTTCAGTTTACAGGTCCTCACCAAGTGATACTTTAGTTTACAGGTCCTCACCAAGTGATACTTCAGTTTACAGGTCCTCACCAAGTGATACTTCAGTTTACAGGTCCTCACCAAGTGATACTTTAGTTTACAGGTCCTCACCAAGTGATACTTCAGTTTACTGGTCCTCACCAAGTGATACTTCAGTTTACTGGTCCTCACCAAGTGATACTTCAGTTTACAGGTCCTCACCAAGTGATACTTCAGTTTACTGGTCCTCACCAAGTAGTACTTCAGTTTACAGGTCCTCACCAAGTGATACTTTAGTTTACTGGTCCTCACCAAGTGATACTTTAGTTTACTGGTCCTCACCAAGTGATACTTCAGTTTACAGGTCCTCACCAAGTGATACTTCAGTTTACTGGTCCTCACCAAGTGATACTTCAGTTTACTGGTCCTCACCAAGTAGTACTTCAGTTTACAGGTCCTCACCAAGTGATACTTTAGTTTACTGGTCCTCACCAAGTGATACTTTAGTTTACTGGTCCTCACCAAGTGATACTTCAGTTTACAGGTCCTCACCAAGTGATACTTCAGTTTACTGGTCCTCACCAAGTGATACTTCAGTTTACTGGTCCTCACCAAGTGATACTTCAGTTTACTGGTCCTCACCAAGTAGTACTTCAGTTTACAGGTCCTCACCAAGTGATACTTTAGTTTACTGGTCCTCACCAAGTGATACTTTAGTTTACTGGTCCTCACCAAGTGATACTTCAGTTTACAGGTCCTCACCAAGTGATACTTTAGTTTACAGGTCCTCACCAAGTGATACTTCAGTTTACAGGTCCTCATCAAGTGATACTTCAGTTTACTGGTCCTCACCAAGTGATACTTCAGTTTACAGGTCCTCACCAAGTGATACTTCAGTTTACAGGTCCTCACCAAGTGATACTTTAATTTACAGGTCCTCACCAAGTGATACTTTAGTTTACAGGTCCTCATCAAGTGATACTTCAGTTTACAGGTCCTCACCAAGTGATACTTTAGTTTACTGGTCCTCACCAAGTGATACTTTAGTTTACTGGTCCTCACCAAGTGATACTTCAGTTTACTGGTCCTCACCAAGTGATACTTTAGTTTACTGGTCCTCACCAAGTGATACTTTAGTTTACTGGTCCTCACCAAGTGATACTTCAGTTTACAGGTCCTCACCAAGTGATACTTTAGTTTACAGGTCCTCACCAAGTGATACTTCAGTTTACAGGTCCTCACCAAGTGATACTTTAGTTTACTGGTCCTCACCAAGTGATACTTTAGTTTACTGGTCCTCACCAAGTGATACTTCAGTTTACTGGTCCTCACCAAGTGATACTTTAGTTTACTGGTCCTCACCAAGTGATACTTTAGTTTACTGGTCCTCACCAAGTGATACTTCAGTTTACTGGTCCTCACCAAGTGATACTTTAGTTTACTGGTCCTCACCAAGTGATACTTCAGTTTACTGGTCCTCACCAAGTGATACTTTAGTTTACTGGTCCTCACCAAGTGATACTTTAGTTTACTGGTCCTCACCAAGTAATACTTCAGTTTTCTTcagcccaaa GTTTGGCTGTCCAAATAAGTTTCTCAAATTTTCACAAAGTAGAAACAAATAA